From the Neoarius graeffei isolate fNeoGra1 chromosome 1, fNeoGra1.pri, whole genome shotgun sequence genome, one window contains:
- the LOC132873284 gene encoding E3 SUMO-protein ligase ZBED1-like: protein MTDLWSSRTMEPYLSLTVHYIDEDFQIKNRCLQTSFFPQDHTGEAIAQGLEEALASWSLQEERLVCITTDSGANIVKAASLNQWTRLQCFGHRLHLAIENAMRDPRIDHAVGICKKLVSSFSYSWRRKRELAQAQKELKLPEHGLKTECPTRWGSRQAMISRVLEQHRAISQVLASDRKARHLIPTWQDTDILEAINKALQPLTEFTDALSSEKYVSISFVKPVLHLFSSSILKASDDAPDLTNTIKTKILTYLEEK, encoded by the exons ATGACTGACCTGTGGTCAAGCAGGACCATGGAGCCGTACTTGTCCCTGACAGTACATTACATTGATGAGGATTTCCAAATTAAAAACCGGTGCTTGCAGACGTCATTTTTCCCGCAAGACCACACGGGAGAAGCCATAGCCCAGGGATTGGAAGAGGCACTGGCTTCTTGGAGTTTGCAAGAGGAGAGACTTGTCTGCATCACAACAGACAGTGGGGCCAACATCGTCAAGGCAGCGTCTCTGAATCAGTGGACAAGGCTTCAGTGTTTTGGCCACAGGCTCCATCTGGCCATTG AGAATGCTATGAGAGATCCACGAATTGACCATGCAGTGGGGATCTGCAAGAAACTCGTCAGCAGTTTCTCTTACAGCTGGAGGCGCAAAAGGGAGCTAGCACAGGCTCAAAAAGAGCTGAAGCTTCCAGAGCATGGGCTGAAGACAGAATGCCCCACAAGGTGGGGATCAAGACAGGCAATGATTTCAAGAGTCCTGGAGCAGCATAGGGCCATTTCTCAAGTCTTAGCGTCTGACCGGAAAGCAAGACACCTCATCCCAACGTGGCAGGACACTGACATCCTGGAAGCCATCAACAAAGCCCTCCAACCTCTGACTGAATTCACAGATGCACTGTCCAGTGAGAAGTATGTTAGTATTTCCTTTGTGAAGCCAGTCCTCCACCTGTTCAGCTCCTCCATCCTCAAGGCAAGTGATGATGCTCCAGACCTGACCAACACCATCAAAACCAAAATCCTCACCTACTTGGAGGAAAAATAG